GTTCGCCCTCATGTTCGAGAAGCGCACCGGCATCATCAACGTCACGCTTCACGCCCTCTTCGCGTCGTTCAACCCCGAGTTCCCGTGGCTCCAGGAATACGTGATGCCCGCGCTCATTCTCGCCGCGCTCTGGCTCTACGTCGGGTTCAACATGATCTACTTCCTCGCCGCGTTGCAGAACGTGCCCGCCGAGCTCCTAGAAGCAGCCGCTCTCGACGGCGCCGGTCCGTGGGATCGTTTCCGTCACGTCGTCGTTCCTGAAATCATGCCGGTCGTCTCCTTCGTCGTGCTGCTTTCGCTCCTCGGCAGTTTCCAACTTTTCGAACTGCCGTTCATTCTGCTCAACGGCCCCGGACCCGACAACCGCGGCCTCACGATCGTGATGTATCTCTACCAGACGGGTTTCGTCACCGGTGACCTCGGTTACGCCAGCGCCATCGGCTGGATGCTCGCACTGATGCTCGGCACCTTCGCCCTCGGCCAGAGGCTCTGGATGAAAAAGGAGGAAGCCAAATGACCGGCGACCTCAGTTTCTCCGCCCGGCAAAGGCTCCTGCTCATCCCGGTTTACACGCTGCTCGTGATGGCCGCCGCGCTCACACTTGTGCCGTTCATCTGGATGGCTTGCGCCGCCTTCAAGGGTAACGCCGATTTTTTCTCCTCCGTTTTTCTTCCACGTGGCGACGGCTTTCTCGGCATCGCCTGGGACCGCCTCACCGTCGTCAATTTCAAGCGTCTCTTCACCGAACTCAGCATCGGCAACGCGCTGCTCAACTCGTTCTTCCTGTCATCGGTC
This portion of the Rariglobus hedericola genome encodes:
- a CDS encoding carbohydrate ABC transporter permease gives rise to the protein MNTPDQPRRRFRSEPAWVPWLFLSPFIITITVFLAWPLLQSVLLSMQQTYGPKTSRWVGIDNFTFLLTDPLFWKALRNTLIFSCGSVFLQLPLSLGLALLLNRPGLKGRAFFRLIFFAPSLVGLVFVGLMFALMFEKRTGIINVTLHALFASFNPEFPWLQEYVMPALILAALWLYVGFNMIYFLAALQNVPAELLEAAALDGAGPWDRFRHVVVPEIMPVVSFVVLLSLLGSFQLFELPFILLNGPGPDNRGLTIVMYLYQTGFVTGDLGYASAIGWMLALMLGTFALGQRLWMKKEEAK